Part of the Acidobacteriota bacterium genome, TACTACGTGGCCGCGTTGGCGCACCTCGAAGTAACCGAATCCGAGGCGCAGGAGTACGCGGCAAACATGAGTTCGATCCTGAGCTACGTCGAGAAACTGAACGAGCTGGACACGACCAATGTAGAGCCGATGTCGCAAGTTTTGACGGACTCGGCCGAGGGCAGTTCGCTGCGCTCTGATCAGGTGAAGCTCAGCCTGCCACTCGAGTTGTCTCTCGCCAACGCGCCCGAGTCCGGCGCGGGCCATTTCAAAGTTCCCAAGGTGATCGAGCGATGAATATTGATGTTTCGAAATTGACCATCCCGGAAGTCCGGCGCTTGATTGAGTCGCGTCAGGCCTCGGCGCGGGAAATTTGCGCGGCCACCCTCGAACGTATCGCCACGGAGAATCCGCGCAACAATTCGCTGATCACGGTGATGAACGATCGCGCCTTGTCGCGCGCCGATGAGATTGACAAACTGGCGGCTTCAAAAGCCGGGGGCACCTCGCTGCCCGCCTTGGCTGGGGTGCCGCTGGCGGTGAAGGATGTCATCAATATCCAGGGTACTCGCAAC contains:
- the gatC gene encoding Asp-tRNA(Asn)/Glu-tRNA(Gln) amidotransferase subunit GatC, whose product is MKITEKDVYYVAALAHLEVTESEAQEYAANMSSILSYVEKLNELDTTNVEPMSQVLTDSAEGSSLRSDQVKLSLPLELSLANAPESGAGHFKVPKVIER